In Caproicibacterium amylolyticum, a genomic segment contains:
- the ispE gene encoding 4-(cytidine 5'-diphospho)-2-C-methyl-D-erythritol kinase: MLIEPAFAKLNLALDITGKRADGYHLLRMVNVSVSLCDTLAFERVPGGLQVHCAQSRILSGNPAAPEGKDNLVYRAAQAFFELTDEPDRNVTILVEKHIPSQAGMGGGSADAAAALRGLCRLYQHSLPAETLYKMAETLGADVPFCVQGGTALAEGIGEVLTSLESLPPCWFVVCKPPVGVDTAQAYRRADETAALPEPYTPGVLAALQMNSLQELGKAFGNAFEAVVNLSQIQNLKQQLRRAGALGACMTGSGSAVFGLFDTKEKAEAAFQTLRQNCPCSFLCTPQKQLSLL, from the coding sequence GTGCTGATAGAACCCGCATTTGCAAAGCTGAATCTGGCACTGGACATTACAGGAAAGCGTGCGGACGGGTACCATCTGCTGCGCATGGTTAACGTAAGTGTTTCTTTGTGTGATACGCTTGCTTTTGAGCGTGTGCCCGGCGGTTTGCAGGTGCACTGTGCCCAGAGCCGGATCCTGTCCGGCAACCCCGCGGCACCGGAAGGAAAGGACAACCTTGTGTATCGCGCGGCGCAGGCTTTCTTTGAGCTAACCGATGAGCCGGATAGGAACGTGACGATTTTAGTTGAAAAGCATATTCCGAGTCAGGCTGGTATGGGCGGCGGAAGTGCGGATGCCGCCGCTGCTCTGCGTGGCCTGTGTCGGCTTTATCAGCATTCGCTTCCCGCAGAAACATTGTATAAGATGGCAGAAACCCTTGGTGCGGATGTACCGTTCTGTGTGCAGGGCGGAACAGCGCTTGCGGAGGGAATCGGAGAAGTGCTGACGTCGCTCGAATCCCTGCCGCCGTGCTGGTTTGTGGTATGCAAGCCACCGGTTGGCGTAGATACCGCACAGGCGTACCGCCGCGCCGATGAGACGGCAGCTTTACCGGAACCATATACGCCCGGTGTTCTTGCGGCACTGCAGATGAACAGTCTGCAGGAGCTTGGTAAAGCGTTCGGCAATGCTTTTGAAGCGGTTGTCAATTTGTCGCAGATACAGAATTTAAAGCAGCAGCTCCGGCGGGCCGGTGCGCTGGGTGCCTGCATGACCGGTTCCGGCTCGGCAGTTTTTGGACTGTTTGATACGAAAGAAAAGGCAGAAGCAGCGTTTCAGACCTTACGCCAGAACTGCCCCTGCAGCTTTTTGTGTACACCACAGAAGCAGCTTTCGCTGCTCTGA
- a CDS encoding pyridoxal phosphate-dependent aminotransferase → MIEYSNRLNPEIQALKPSGIRKFFDIANEMEDVISLSIGEPDFVTPWHIRQAGIQSLEDGKTWYSPNRGFIELREEICRWFAHHYRLEYEPKTECLVTVGGSEAIDGCMRCLIQPGDEVLIPQPSFVCYQPLTEMAGGVPVIIETKAKNSFRLTPEELKAAITPKTKLLVLPYPNNPTGAVMRREHLNAIADVLRSTDIMVLSDEIYSELTYGDTRHVSFAAIPDMKERTIVINGFSKAFAMTGWRLGYALGPAPIIKQMTKLHQYAIMSAPTMSQLAAVEAMKNGDNDSAYMREQYDMRRRLIVDGFNELGLTCFEPEGAFYIFPCIRSTGLTSDDFCEKLIQEEHVAVVPGSAFGDCGEGFVRVSYSYSIKHITEALSRIGHFVQNHHADTL, encoded by the coding sequence GTGATTGAGTATTCCAACCGGCTTAATCCGGAGATACAGGCGCTGAAGCCCTCCGGCATCCGGAAATTTTTTGATATTGCAAACGAAATGGAAGATGTCATTTCCCTTTCTATCGGCGAGCCCGATTTTGTTACGCCATGGCACATTCGGCAGGCGGGCATCCAATCTTTGGAGGACGGAAAAACCTGGTACAGCCCAAACCGCGGCTTTATTGAGCTGCGTGAGGAAATCTGCCGCTGGTTTGCCCATCATTACCGCTTAGAATATGAACCAAAAACGGAATGTCTGGTTACAGTCGGCGGCAGTGAAGCAATCGACGGCTGCATGCGCTGCCTGATTCAGCCCGGCGATGAAGTGCTGATTCCGCAGCCAAGTTTTGTCTGTTACCAGCCGCTGACGGAAATGGCTGGCGGTGTGCCGGTCATTATTGAAACCAAGGCGAAAAACAGCTTCCGGCTGACGCCGGAGGAGTTAAAAGCAGCAATTACGCCCAAAACCAAGCTGCTGGTTTTGCCGTATCCGAACAACCCGACCGGTGCGGTGATGCGCCGCGAACATCTGAATGCGATTGCAGACGTTCTCCGGAGTACAGATATCATGGTGCTTTCCGATGAAATTTATAGTGAACTGACTTACGGTGACACACGCCATGTTTCATTTGCGGCGATTCCGGATATGAAGGAACGCACGATTGTCATTAACGGCTTTTCCAAAGCGTTTGCTATGACCGGCTGGCGTTTGGGTTACGCGCTTGGCCCGGCCCCTATTATTAAACAGATGACCAAGCTGCACCAGTATGCAATTATGAGCGCACCGACCATGAGTCAGCTCGCGGCGGTGGAAGCCATGAAAAATGGTGACAACGACAGCGCTTATATGCGTGAACAGTATGATATGCGCCGCCGTTTGATTGTGGACGGTTTTAACGAATTGGGACTTACTTGCTTTGAGCCGGAAGGCGCGTTCTATATTTTCCCATGCATTCGTTCCACTGGTCTGACCAGCGACGATTTTTGTGAAAAACTGATTCAGGAAGAACATGTTGCAGTAGTTCCCGGCTCTGCATTTGGCGACTGCGGCGAAGGCTTTGTGCGCGTTTCCTATTCCTATAGCATCAAACATATTACAGAAGCACTTTCCCGCATCGGCCATTTTGTACAGAATCATCACGCTGATACATTATAA
- a CDS encoding Lrp/AsnC family transcriptional regulator, protein MDRLLTLLNENARLTTKQLAVMLNETEENVSNAITEYEKNGVIRGYKAIINWEKVDGNNAIAIIELRVSPKRERGFDEIANKIMSLPEVDSVYLVSGGYDLAVIIHGSTMQEVAMFVMRRLSTLDSVLSTATHFVLTRYKADGIIMNAAEETDGRRDLSCD, encoded by the coding sequence ATGGATAGACTTCTGACACTGCTGAATGAAAACGCCCGGCTTACAACCAAACAGCTGGCCGTTATGCTCAATGAAACTGAGGAAAATGTAAGCAACGCCATTACCGAATATGAAAAGAATGGCGTAATTCGCGGCTACAAGGCAATTATCAACTGGGAAAAGGTGGATGGCAACAACGCCATTGCTATTATTGAACTGCGCGTGTCCCCGAAACGTGAACGCGGCTTTGATGAAATTGCCAATAAAATCATGAGCTTGCCGGAAGTGGACAGCGTTTACCTAGTTTCCGGCGGCTATGACCTTGCCGTCATTATCCACGGCAGCACCATGCAGGAAGTTGCCATGTTCGTAATGCGCCGTCTTTCTACACTGGACAGCGTTCTTTCTACAGCCACGCACTTCGTCCTGACCCGCTACAAGGCAGACGGCATTATTATGAACGCCGCCGAGGAGACGGACGGGAGGAGGGACCTTTCCTGTGATTGA
- a CDS encoding histidinol-phosphatase HisJ family protein, whose product MRYRYMSDSHCHTDCSFDGQDSAMMLCDSAVRQGLFSLTVTDHCECNEYWDKGYNKVVLQSYFEARKAAAAFRGRLHVRAGIELGQPLQDHSASEEALSLCDYDFVLASIHNIKDTPDFYDLDYTKCNIHELLHQYFAEMLEMVRWGKFDSLAHMTYPWRYTHGEHNNMEISYEPYKQEIDAVLQELIRQGKSLEVNTSGLRQRIGTTLPDRPILERYRELGGKRVTLGSDAHRWGDIGSGIEDGLRLLEKLGFTHFAVYTGREPDMYPIS is encoded by the coding sequence ATGCGGTATCGTTATATGTCAGATTCACACTGCCACACGGACTGCAGCTTTGACGGGCAGGATTCCGCCATGATGCTGTGTGACAGTGCGGTGCGTCAGGGCCTTTTTTCCCTGACAGTGACCGACCACTGTGAATGTAATGAATATTGGGACAAAGGCTACAACAAAGTGGTGCTTCAGTCTTACTTTGAAGCACGCAAGGCTGCTGCTGCTTTCCGCGGCAGACTGCACGTTCGCGCAGGCATTGAGCTGGGCCAGCCGCTGCAGGATCATTCTGCTTCGGAAGAGGCACTTTCCCTGTGTGACTATGATTTTGTGCTTGCCAGTATCCACAATATAAAGGATACACCTGATTTTTATGATTTAGACTACACAAAGTGTAATATTCATGAGCTGCTGCATCAGTATTTTGCAGAAATGTTAGAAATGGTGCGGTGGGGAAAGTTCGATTCGCTTGCACACATGACCTATCCGTGGCGTTACACGCACGGTGAACATAACAACATGGAAATCAGCTACGAACCATACAAGCAGGAAATTGATGCTGTGCTGCAGGAACTGATTCGGCAGGGCAAAAGCCTGGAGGTAAACACCAGCGGTCTGCGCCAGCGTATCGGCACAACTTTGCCGGACAGGCCGATTTTGGAACGTTACCGGGAGCTTGGCGGTAAGCGCGTCACCTTGGGCAGTGATGCCCACCGGTGGGGCGACATTGGCAGCGGAATCGAAGATGGCCTGCGGCTTTTGGAAAAGTTGGGCTTTACACACTTTGCGGTTTACACCGGCCGCGAGCCAGACATGTATCCTATTTCATAG
- a CDS encoding ACT domain-containing protein: MRAVITVLGKDMVGILAKVSAICAENSVNVVEVTQSVLQDLFAMIMLVDISTSKVPFSQLSDTFVALGEKEGLTIHVMHEDIFNSMHKI; the protein is encoded by the coding sequence ATGCGTGCTGTCATAACCGTTCTTGGCAAAGACATGGTCGGTATTTTGGCCAAAGTTTCTGCCATCTGTGCCGAAAACAGTGTAAACGTCGTGGAAGTTACTCAGTCCGTTCTGCAGGACTTGTTTGCCATGATTATGCTGGTAGATATTTCCACAAGCAAAGTTCCCTTCAGCCAGCTTTCCGACACCTTTGTCGCACTTGGTGAAAAGGAAGGACTGACCATTCACGTTATGCACGAGGATATTTTTAATTCCATGCACAAAATTTGA
- a CDS encoding PFL family protein gives MIDTHDILETVQMIDNENLDIRTITMGISLLDCIDSDPDRACDKIYDKICRYAGKLVQTGEDISKDYGIPIINKRISVTPIAMIAGACPGRDPVRFAKTLDRAAKEVGVDLIGGYSALVQKGFAPGDYALIESIPQALAETERVCSSVNVGTTKAGINMDAVKKMGQIVVRTSKATADQGCIGPSKLVIFCNAPEDNPFMAGAFHGTGEPDCVINVGVSGPGVVRAALHKCPDSDLSEVADIIKKTAFKITRMGQLVAQEASRRLCVPFGIVDLSLAPTPAVGDSVAYILEEMGLESCGAHGTTACLALLNDAVKKGGIMASSHVGGLSGAFIPVSEDAGMINAAKCGSLSITKLEAMTCVCSVGLDMIAIPGDTSADIISGIIADEAAIGMVNLKTTAVRVIPALGKKAGDDLNFGGLFGHSPVMEVNPWSPKKFIDRGGRLPAPMQSLKN, from the coding sequence ATGATTGATACCCATGATATACTGGAAACAGTCCAGATGATTGACAATGAAAATCTGGATATTCGCACAATTACAATGGGCATTTCCCTGTTGGACTGCATTGACAGTGACCCGGACCGCGCCTGCGACAAGATTTACGACAAAATCTGCCGCTATGCCGGCAAACTGGTGCAAACCGGCGAAGACATCAGCAAGGATTACGGCATTCCAATCATTAACAAGCGCATTTCGGTAACGCCGATTGCCATGATTGCCGGTGCCTGCCCAGGCCGCGACCCAGTACGTTTTGCAAAGACGCTGGACCGCGCCGCAAAAGAAGTCGGTGTGGATTTGATTGGCGGTTACTCCGCGCTGGTTCAGAAAGGCTTTGCACCCGGTGACTACGCACTAATTGAAAGCATCCCGCAGGCACTTGCCGAAACTGAACGTGTCTGCTCCAGTGTCAACGTCGGTACCACAAAAGCCGGCATCAACATGGACGCTGTAAAAAAGATGGGGCAGATTGTTGTGCGGACATCTAAAGCAACCGCAGATCAGGGCTGCATTGGCCCTTCCAAGCTGGTCATCTTCTGCAACGCTCCGGAGGACAACCCCTTTATGGCCGGTGCATTCCACGGCACCGGTGAACCGGACTGTGTCATTAACGTTGGTGTTTCCGGCCCAGGCGTTGTGCGTGCGGCTCTGCACAAATGTCCGGACAGTGACCTGAGCGAAGTCGCCGACATCATTAAAAAGACGGCTTTTAAAATCACCCGCATGGGGCAGTTGGTTGCACAGGAAGCCAGCCGTCGGCTGTGCGTACCCTTTGGCATAGTTGATTTGTCACTGGCACCGACCCCTGCCGTGGGCGATTCGGTTGCTTATATTCTTGAGGAAATGGGTTTGGAAAGCTGTGGTGCCCACGGCACTACCGCCTGCCTTGCCCTGCTGAATGATGCCGTGAAAAAGGGCGGCATTATGGCAAGTTCTCATGTTGGCGGCCTTTCCGGCGCGTTTATTCCGGTTTCCGAGGATGCGGGTATGATTAATGCCGCTAAGTGCGGTTCACTGTCTATCACCAAACTGGAAGCCATGACCTGCGTGTGCAGCGTTGGATTGGATATGATTGCCATTCCCGGTGACACTTCTGCAGATATTATTTCCGGTATTATTGCGGATGAAGCGGCAATCGGCATGGTGAATTTGAAAACCACCGCTGTGCGTGTCATCCCCGCTCTAGGGAAAAAAGCCGGTGACGACCTGAACTTTGGCGGATTGTTCGGCCACAGCCCAGTTATGGAAGTAAACCCGTGGTCTCCCAAAAAATTCATTGACCGCGGCGGACGTTTGCCTGCTCCTATGCAAAGTTTGAAAAACTGA
- a CDS encoding V0D/AC39 family V-type ATPase subunit: MSNTAIVSKARAMYGRRLTQSDWEALLACSSVAEAAAYLKSSTAYGSVLNGINESSIHRGELEDLLHQRLMQETLRLSRYDLGIGEHTANYLLGQIEVDQILHAAIRINSHQETDLTPPNPYLNSHTRFDQRLVDQAATFEQLLEAVQGTHYYKVLLPFRTAEGGMQNYTGLEHALLMDLYTQLYKVIGKESHGTERNALHEMFDDMADLQNYARIIRLKSYYHVTDSQLRACLLPFGKLPKAKLEQMIAADTPAQATAVMATTRLGKRAFQLPYDLPGDLVLQVRYRECHRNIFFSSESSVVMLSYIFLMQTELNGLINLIEGLRYGVSKAEIKRLLNPYEFG; encoded by the coding sequence ATGTCGAACACTGCCATTGTCAGTAAAGCGCGCGCCATGTACGGCCGCCGGCTGACACAAAGCGACTGGGAAGCGCTGCTTGCCTGCTCCTCTGTAGCGGAGGCAGCCGCCTACCTAAAGTCCAGCACAGCGTACGGTTCTGTACTCAACGGCATCAATGAAAGCAGCATTCACCGCGGCGAGTTGGAAGATCTGCTGCATCAGCGGCTCATGCAGGAAACTCTGCGCCTAAGCCGCTATGATTTGGGCATAGGTGAGCACACTGCAAACTACCTGCTTGGGCAGATAGAGGTTGACCAAATTCTTCATGCGGCCATCCGCATCAACTCCCATCAGGAAACCGATCTGACCCCGCCAAACCCTTACCTGAACAGCCACACTCGCTTTGACCAGCGGCTTGTGGATCAGGCAGCCACCTTTGAACAGCTGCTGGAAGCAGTACAGGGAACCCACTATTATAAGGTTCTGCTGCCTTTCCGCACTGCGGAAGGCGGTATGCAGAACTACACCGGGTTGGAACATGCATTGCTGATGGATTTATATACGCAGCTGTACAAGGTGATTGGCAAAGAATCACATGGTACAGAACGTAACGCTCTGCACGAAATGTTTGATGACATGGCCGACCTGCAGAATTATGCGAGAATCATCCGATTAAAGTCTTACTACCATGTTACAGATTCTCAGCTTCGCGCGTGCCTGCTGCCCTTTGGAAAATTGCCGAAAGCAAAGTTGGAACAAATGATTGCAGCAGATACACCGGCGCAGGCCACCGCAGTCATGGCAACCACACGACTTGGCAAGCGGGCATTTCAACTGCCGTATGACCTGCCGGGCGACTTGGTACTTCAGGTCCGCTATCGGGAATGCCACCGGAACATTTTCTTTAGTTCCGAGTCCAGTGTCGTGATGCTCTCCTACATCTTCCTGATGCAGACAGAACTAAACGGCCTTATCAATCTGATTGAGGGACTGCGCTACGGTGTTTCCAAAGCCGAAATCAAGCGGCTGCTGAATCCCTACGAATTTGGATGA
- a CDS encoding V-type ATP synthase subunit I, with amino-acid sequence MAVIKVKVVSIIGRIGELDNVTEICGRSGVFHPDHALQFYDSAEQFSQLNEENPFSSSLQKLFDSLSVIGQTPTLLPEKEIRNLSIVSQEAQDYVSYFAHSMNDLQTERAETQKGIDACVQEAQDMSHFVGINLNLDEIRECKFIKVRFGSLPKESAESLKTTYKDNPYVTFFPCTEDQRHLWGVYMCPIDQIAEVDKIFNKLYFQRLRLRVIAGTPEELVKSLKEKTGELKARLQELQQKADAFWAAEQKHFTEVYSYLAERSTYFGVRHYAASYHDSFILTGWVPAESERSFTTALDALQTVEYSLEDADNVLTHSPPVKLKNHSIVRPYEFFINMYGLPNYKEIDPTPLVAIIFTILFGVMFGDVGQGLCLAFFGYFYMWKHRKMPIGKILLPCGIMATLFGFVFGSWFGNEHFLDPLYHAMGFAQKPISVMEGSTTITIILISVGVGFVCICISMLLNIYSSCKRKNYARALVGQNGVAALVFYLALVLGLVGQVVTGKQIVTVPYLIFLILLPLAIVFLQEMFTSMIHHEKFQPESWGLFFMQSFFEWFEFLLSLMSNTISFLRIGAFVLVHAGMMTMVVTLAQMVDPALGFGWYAVMAVGNIFVGVLEALLVSIHVLRLNFYEMFSRFYDGDGRAFTPIHVKGLLKA; translated from the coding sequence GTGGCTGTAATAAAGGTCAAAGTTGTCAGCATCATCGGCAGAATCGGTGAACTTGACAACGTTACGGAAATCTGCGGACGCAGCGGCGTGTTCCATCCCGACCACGCGCTCCAGTTTTATGACAGCGCTGAGCAGTTTTCGCAGTTGAATGAAGAAAACCCGTTTTCCTCCTCGCTGCAAAAACTGTTTGATTCTTTAAGTGTCATTGGTCAAACTCCCACCCTGCTGCCGGAAAAGGAAATTCGGAATCTATCCATTGTGTCCCAAGAAGCGCAGGACTATGTTTCATATTTTGCTCACAGCATGAATGACCTGCAAACCGAGCGGGCAGAAACGCAAAAAGGAATTGATGCCTGCGTCCAGGAAGCGCAGGACATGTCCCACTTTGTAGGCATTAACCTGAATCTGGACGAAATCCGCGAGTGCAAGTTCATCAAGGTGCGCTTCGGTTCCCTGCCAAAAGAAAGTGCGGAGTCCCTGAAAACAACCTATAAAGATAATCCCTATGTCACGTTTTTCCCCTGCACAGAGGATCAGCGGCATCTATGGGGCGTGTATATGTGCCCGATTGACCAAATTGCCGAAGTAGACAAGATTTTCAACAAACTGTATTTTCAGCGGCTGCGGCTGCGGGTGATTGCCGGCACGCCGGAAGAACTTGTAAAATCCCTGAAAGAAAAAACGGGCGAACTAAAAGCACGTCTGCAAGAGCTGCAGCAGAAGGCAGATGCTTTCTGGGCAGCAGAGCAAAAGCATTTTACAGAAGTTTATTCCTATCTTGCGGAGCGCAGCACTTACTTTGGTGTACGGCATTATGCCGCTTCCTACCATGACAGTTTCATTTTAACAGGCTGGGTTCCGGCAGAAAGTGAACGAAGTTTTACCACTGCGCTGGACGCACTTCAAACCGTTGAATACAGTTTGGAGGATGCCGACAACGTGCTGACACATTCGCCGCCGGTCAAGCTTAAGAATCACTCCATTGTGCGTCCGTATGAATTCTTTATCAATATGTACGGACTGCCAAACTACAAGGAAATTGACCCAACCCCGCTAGTCGCCATTATCTTCACCATTCTGTTTGGCGTCATGTTCGGCGATGTTGGACAAGGCTTGTGCCTTGCATTCTTTGGTTATTTCTATATGTGGAAGCACCGCAAAATGCCAATTGGCAAAATCCTGCTTCCCTGCGGTATTATGGCGACGCTGTTTGGCTTTGTGTTTGGCTCATGGTTTGGCAACGAACATTTTCTGGATCCGCTCTATCACGCCATGGGCTTTGCCCAAAAACCCATCAGCGTTATGGAAGGCAGCACAACCATAACCATTATTTTGATTTCCGTTGGTGTTGGCTTTGTCTGCATCTGCATTTCCATGCTGCTCAATATCTACTCCAGCTGCAAGCGCAAAAACTATGCACGTGCGCTGGTCGGGCAAAATGGTGTTGCCGCACTGGTGTTTTACCTTGCATTGGTACTCGGCCTGGTTGGCCAGGTGGTAACGGGAAAACAAATTGTAACTGTTCCCTACCTGATTTTCCTGATTCTGTTGCCGCTTGCCATTGTGTTCCTGCAGGAAATGTTCACAAGCATGATTCACCACGAAAAATTCCAGCCGGAAAGCTGGGGGCTGTTCTTTATGCAGAGCTTTTTCGAGTGGTTTGAATTCCTGCTTTCGCTGATGAGCAACACCATTTCATTCCTGCGTATCGGTGCATTCGTACTGGTGCATGCGGGTATGATGACCATGGTCGTTACCTTGGCACAGATGGTTGACCCCGCACTTGGTTTTGGCTGGTACGCCGTCATGGCCGTGGGCAATATCTTTGTCGGTGTTCTGGAAGCACTGCTGGTCAGCATCCATGTGCTGCGCCTCAACTTCTACGAAATGTTCAGCCGCTTCTATGACGGTGACGGCCGTGCATTTACACCAATTCATGTTAAAGGTCTGCTGAAAGCATAA
- a CDS encoding ATP synthase subunit C: MLFNAILLAVPVVFLVASVALSVRAVNHGRKPKTALMAQVFACLLVAAVCIAAPMGVHAATGAEMNTTGLIAMALAIGIAGIGSGIAVGPSAAAAIGATSEDPKNFGKAIIFVALGEGIALYGLLVAILIFTKV; this comes from the coding sequence ATGCTGTTCAATGCAATTCTTCTCGCAGTTCCTGTCGTATTTCTGGTCGCTTCCGTTGCGCTTTCCGTGCGCGCTGTAAACCACGGCAGAAAGCCGAAAACCGCTTTGATGGCTCAGGTTTTTGCCTGCCTGCTGGTTGCAGCAGTCTGCATCGCAGCTCCTATGGGTGTACATGCGGCCACCGGTGCTGAAATGAATACCACCGGCCTGATTGCAATGGCTCTGGCCATTGGTATTGCCGGCATCGGCAGCGGCATTGCTGTTGGCCCCTCTGCAGCAGCAGCTATCGGCGCTACCAGCGAAGACCCGAAGAACTTCGGCAAGGCCATTATCTTTGTTGCTCTTGGTGAAGGTATTGCTCTGTACGGCTTGCTGGTTGCTATCCTGATCTTCACAAAGGTCTGA
- a CDS encoding V-type ATP synthase subunit F encodes MRFYLISDNVDTQVGMRLAGIDGVVVHTADEVKNALKEAVAMDDVAVILITATLLALCPEMVYDLKLKMKRPLIVEIPDRHGNGRTKDSITEYVREAIGVKI; translated from the coding sequence ATGCGCTTTTATTTAATCAGTGACAACGTGGACACACAGGTTGGCATGCGCTTAGCAGGCATAGACGGTGTGGTTGTTCACACAGCAGATGAGGTTAAAAACGCACTGAAGGAAGCTGTAGCCATGGATGATGTTGCGGTCATTTTAATTACCGCAACCCTGCTGGCCCTGTGCCCCGAAATGGTGTATGACCTGAAGCTGAAAATGAAGCGCCCGCTGATCGTCGAAATCCCCGACCGGCACGGCAACGGGCGCACCAAAGACTCCATCACCGAGTATGTCCGCGAGGCAATCGGTGTAAAAATCTAA
- a CDS encoding V-type ATP synthase subunit E — translation MDMTEEKVFNSDEKVSKFHDAINHYATEQRNKIEQEVAEYKARELENAEKEVLNEAYRLIQAEMADMRNKIAREMALREQDARRELLTRRQQITNEIFAKATDAMKAFAASDKYDAFLTKAVKEAAPLFHTEDTVFCMMPGDEAHQQAVKAAFGGSCTFAEDKTIHLGGLRIMSKSLGLTADQTLDAMLEDQRDWFETHSGLAVV, via the coding sequence ATGGATATGACTGAGGAAAAAGTTTTCAACAGTGACGAAAAAGTCAGCAAATTCCATGATGCCATCAACCATTACGCCACCGAACAGCGCAACAAAATTGAGCAGGAAGTGGCCGAGTACAAGGCACGTGAACTGGAAAATGCCGAAAAAGAAGTTTTAAACGAAGCCTACCGCCTGATTCAGGCGGAAATGGCCGATATGCGTAATAAAATTGCCCGCGAAATGGCACTGCGTGAGCAGGATGCCCGCCGCGAACTGCTTACACGCCGCCAGCAGATTACCAACGAGATTTTTGCCAAGGCAACCGATGCTATGAAAGCATTTGCCGCCTCTGACAAATACGATGCGTTTCTGACCAAAGCTGTTAAGGAAGCGGCACCGCTGTTTCACACAGAAGACACTGTTTTCTGCATGATGCCCGGCGATGAAGCACATCAGCAGGCCGTAAAAGCGGCATTTGGCGGCAGTTGTACATTCGCAGAAGATAAAACCATCCACCTGGGCGGTCTGCGCATTATGAGCAAGAGCCTGGGATTGACCGCCGACCAGACGCTGGACGCTATGCTTGAAGATCAGCGTGACTGGTTTGAAACACATTCCGGCCTGGCCGTAGTTTGA